One Gossypium raimondii isolate GPD5lz chromosome 3, ASM2569854v1, whole genome shotgun sequence genomic window carries:
- the LOC105794458 gene encoding uncharacterized protein LOC105794458, producing MSGVSLAVAPRSEPDHTVAPGGKPEHQHIRYQEQQPVVGGVMGSLRLIELQLVAFIMVFSISGLVPLLDLVFPAFTSAYLIALSRFAFPSRGSRVSSSGSEEIFRGSRLFNLYVILGTTIGLLLPLAYVLGGFARADDQAVRSATPHLFLLSFQILTENVISGLSLFSPPVRALVPLLYTVRRVFVILDWVHDTWVNKTLPYNAPSKDIAWDWFGKGLSAANLMYFAINLLCFLIPRFLPRAFERYFRETEEFHQKMSEDKRGKSNTPPNKSRPTDRKMD from the exons ATGTCTGGTGTATCACTTGCAGTGGCTCCTAGAAGTGAGCCAGACCACACCGTAGCACCCGGCGGAAAACCTGAACACCAACATATTCGTTACCAGGAGCAACAACCAGTGGTGGGCGGTGTAATGGGATCATTGCGTCTCATCGAACTCCAACTAGTAGCTTTCATTATGGTTTTCTCTATCAGTGGTCTAGTGCCACTTCTGGATTTAGTCTTCCCGGCTTTCACCTCCGCTTACCTCATCGCCCTTTCACGCTTCGCCTTCCCGTCCCGCGGCAGCCGAGTATCCTCCAGTGGCTCGGAAGAGATTTTCCGAGGCAGCAGACTGTTTAATCTGTATGTGATTCTGGGAACCACAATAGGTCTTCTCTTGCCACTAGCGTATGTGTTGGGTGGATTTGCAAGGGCGGACGACCAGGCCGTTCGGTCAGCAACACCTCACTTGTTCTTGCTTTCGTTTCAGATACTAACGGAGAATGTAATAAGTGGGTTGTCGTTGTTTTCGCCGCCGGTGAGAGCATTGGTGCCATTGCTATATACAGTTAGGAGGGTGTTCGTTATACTTGATTGGGTGCATGATACTTGGGTGAACAAAACTCTGCCTTATAATGCACCATCGAAG GACATAGCATGGGATTGGTTCGGGAAGGGGCTGTCAGCTGCAAATCTAATGTATTTCGCAATCAACCTGTTATGCTTTTTGATCCCACGGTTCCTCCCTCGAGCATTTGAGAGGTATTTTAGGGAAACTGAGGAGTTTCATCAAAAGATGTCGGAGGATAAGCGTGGTAAATCTAATACACCACCAAATAAGTCTCGACCCACAGATAggaaaatggattga